A genomic region of Pirellulales bacterium contains the following coding sequences:
- a CDS encoding dicarboxylate/amino acid:cation symporter — MTPIETDNTLHVAGSGPRRRIPLHTKILLGLVIGALVGLAANWVYSRPNVPVLSTSGVNLQERQDTDANHVDDRLDWFASRVADPLGRVFLRLVLMVVLPLVFSALSLGVLELGDVRRLGRVGLKTLGYTAILSLSAVTIGLILVNWIEPGKQLSAEKRAALQAPYKKTAETVEARASQAKSLGDILLDMIPENPLQEMSGAIDGTSKGNGMLSVMFFALVFGVALSVSPERTQTLVRVLEGLFDVSMTVIGFAMRIAPVAVGCLVFAVTARLGLDILQTLFWYVATVLLGLGLQLLVVYPAVLALLARRSPLTFFRDISEAVYTAFGTSSSNATLPTSLRVAREKLGIPREVGQFVLTVGATGNQNGTALYEGVTVLFLAQVYSVDLSLLDQIKVVLMSVLAGIGTAGVPGGSLPLVVIVLRTVKVPAEGIGIILGVDRLLDMCRTVLNVVGDLAIAACVSRGEPASEPESSRVS; from the coding sequence ATGACGCCCATCGAAACTGACAATACTTTGCATGTCGCCGGCTCTGGCCCGCGCCGCCGGATTCCGCTGCATACCAAGATCTTGCTGGGACTAGTGATCGGGGCCCTCGTGGGGCTGGCCGCCAATTGGGTGTACTCGCGTCCGAACGTGCCGGTGCTCTCCACCAGCGGAGTCAATCTCCAGGAGCGCCAGGACACCGATGCCAACCATGTGGACGACCGACTTGATTGGTTCGCCTCGCGCGTGGCCGATCCGCTCGGCCGCGTGTTCTTGCGCTTGGTGCTCATGGTCGTGTTGCCGCTGGTGTTCTCCGCGCTATCGCTGGGCGTGCTCGAACTGGGAGATGTCCGCCGATTGGGGCGAGTGGGGCTCAAAACGCTGGGGTACACCGCGATTCTCTCCCTTTCAGCGGTTACGATCGGCCTGATCCTGGTTAACTGGATCGAGCCCGGTAAACAGCTCAGCGCGGAAAAGCGCGCGGCGTTACAGGCCCCCTACAAGAAAACCGCGGAAACGGTCGAGGCCCGCGCCTCGCAGGCCAAATCGCTGGGCGACATCCTGCTCGACATGATCCCCGAGAACCCACTGCAGGAGATGTCCGGCGCGATCGATGGCACGTCCAAGGGCAATGGCATGCTCAGCGTGATGTTCTTCGCGCTGGTGTTTGGAGTGGCGCTATCGGTGTCGCCCGAGCGCACGCAAACACTGGTTCGTGTGCTAGAAGGGTTGTTCGACGTGAGCATGACGGTGATTGGCTTTGCCATGCGCATTGCCCCGGTGGCGGTCGGCTGCCTGGTGTTTGCGGTGACGGCCCGCTTGGGCCTCGATATCCTGCAAACGCTCTTCTGGTACGTGGCGACGGTGCTATTGGGGCTGGGGTTGCAACTTTTGGTCGTCTATCCGGCGGTTCTCGCCTTGCTCGCGCGCCGCAGCCCGCTCACGTTTTTTCGCGATATCAGCGAAGCGGTGTATACCGCCTTCGGCACCTCATCGTCCAACGCCACGCTCCCCACGTCGCTGCGCGTGGCGCGCGAGAAGCTGGGAATTCCGCGCGAGGTCGGGCAATTCGTGCTTACCGTGGGCGCGACCGGCAACCAGAACGGCACCGCGCTGTACGAAGGCGTGACGGTGCTCTTTCTCGCGCAAGTCTACAGTGTCGATCTGTCGCTATTGGATCAGATCAAGGTCGTGCTGATGTCGGTGCTGGCCGGCATCGGCACCGCGGGAGTGCCCGGTGGCTCGCTGCCGCTGGTGGTGATCGTGCTGCGCACGGTCAAAGTGCCGGCCGAGGGGATTGGCATCATCCTCGGCGTCGATCGCTTGCTCGATATGTGCCGCACCGTGCTCAACGTAGTCGGCGACCTGGCGATTGCCGCCTGCGTCAGCCGAGGCGAACCAGCCAGCGAGCCTGAGTCATCAAGAGTATCATGA
- a CDS encoding APC family permease — protein MNNSQSAPQEPSDDGGGAKEEPLPSPAKHTSNAGGAAAQSSSEPATEVHVPEAAELGVEQEVPDEPEPQLSDRIKNLFIGKPRDLADRAVYSHISLAAFLAWVGLGADGLSSSCYGPPEAFAHLVSVQHGDHTYLAIFLALATVVTVLVISACYSHIIEVFPAGGGGYLVASKLLGPPVGVISGSALIVDYVLTITVSIAAAGDALWGFVPPDFESLKLPTEFGAILLLIGLNLRGLKETITFLLPIFITFLVTHVILIGGSIGKHLPEAVATFQRIGVDVQENLADPKIGFWVMMGLLLRAYSLGAGTYTGIEAVSNSMPVMREPRVATAKRTMLYMAFSLAITAGGLMVAYLLLGIRHSDGGKTMNFLLTEQFIKETFGFGVVGTPLLWITIFSEALLLFVAAQAGFIDGPRILANLAQDNWAPHWFGSLSERLATHNGIIIMGGAALAALWYTGGNVTTLVIMYSINVFLTFSLSMIGMLLYWWRRRNRSPVATRRLALFGVGALFCLSILCVTVYEKFFEGGWRTLFVTGALVAAFYCTRAYYNSVNRRLKKLDDSLGKIAPPNRPPNTDPPDPGQPAAAILVGGYSGLGVHTLLNAVRFAPGYFKSVIFISVGVVDTGNFKGADAVDGLRDFTEETLKEYITLAQKLGLPATSYMSIGTDPVDELEKVCLAVKKDFPQAMFFAGRLMFRRDSWYQRLFHNQTAYSLQHRLQWDGIPMTILPTRVR, from the coding sequence ATGAACAATTCTCAGAGCGCCCCTCAAGAACCATCGGACGATGGCGGCGGCGCCAAGGAAGAACCACTGCCTAGTCCGGCGAAGCACACTTCGAACGCTGGCGGCGCGGCAGCGCAGAGCAGTTCCGAACCGGCGACCGAAGTGCATGTGCCCGAGGCCGCTGAGCTAGGTGTGGAACAAGAGGTGCCGGATGAACCAGAACCGCAACTTTCGGATCGGATAAAGAATCTATTCATAGGCAAGCCGCGCGATCTGGCCGATCGGGCCGTCTACTCGCATATCTCGCTCGCCGCATTCTTGGCCTGGGTGGGACTTGGCGCCGATGGCCTCTCGTCGAGTTGTTACGGACCGCCCGAAGCCTTTGCGCATTTGGTGAGCGTCCAGCACGGCGACCACACCTATCTGGCGATCTTTCTGGCGCTGGCGACAGTGGTCACGGTGCTGGTGATCTCAGCCTGCTACAGCCACATCATCGAAGTCTTTCCGGCCGGCGGCGGCGGCTATCTAGTGGCCTCCAAGTTATTGGGTCCGCCCGTGGGGGTAATCTCTGGCAGCGCTCTAATCGTCGACTATGTGCTGACCATCACGGTATCGATTGCCGCCGCGGGAGATGCGCTGTGGGGATTTGTCCCGCCCGATTTCGAGTCTCTCAAATTGCCCACGGAGTTTGGGGCGATTCTCTTGTTGATCGGCCTGAACCTGCGAGGGCTGAAAGAAACCATCACGTTTCTATTGCCGATCTTCATCACATTTCTGGTCACGCATGTGATTTTGATTGGCGGCAGCATCGGCAAACATCTGCCGGAAGCGGTGGCGACATTTCAGCGCATCGGCGTCGATGTGCAAGAGAACCTGGCCGATCCCAAGATCGGCTTCTGGGTGATGATGGGACTGCTCCTGCGGGCATATTCGTTGGGCGCGGGCACCTATACGGGAATCGAGGCGGTCTCGAATAGCATGCCCGTGATGCGCGAGCCTCGCGTGGCGACCGCCAAACGCACCATGTTGTATATGGCGTTCTCGTTGGCAATCACCGCCGGCGGTTTGATGGTGGCCTATCTGTTGCTTGGCATCCGGCATAGCGACGGTGGCAAGACGATGAACTTCTTGCTTACCGAGCAGTTCATCAAAGAAACGTTTGGCTTTGGCGTCGTGGGCACGCCGCTGCTTTGGATCACCATCTTTTCCGAGGCGCTGCTTTTGTTCGTGGCCGCGCAGGCCGGCTTCATCGACGGCCCGCGGATCTTGGCGAACTTGGCGCAGGACAATTGGGCGCCGCACTGGTTTGGCAGCCTTTCGGAACGCCTGGCCACGCACAACGGCATCATCATCATGGGCGGCGCCGCGCTGGCCGCGCTGTGGTACACCGGTGGCAACGTGACGACGCTGGTCATCATGTATTCGATCAACGTCTTTTTGACGTTTTCGCTGTCAATGATCGGAATGCTTCTGTATTGGTGGCGCCGTCGCAATCGCAGCCCAGTCGCGACCCGACGCTTGGCGCTATTTGGGGTTGGCGCGTTGTTCTGCCTGTCGATCTTGTGCGTGACGGTGTATGAAAAGTTCTTCGAAGGCGGCTGGCGCACACTGTTCGTCACCGGCGCCTTAGTGGCGGCGTTCTACTGCACGCGCGCGTACTACAACAGTGTCAACCGCCGACTCAAAAAGCTCGACGACTCGCTGGGCAAGATCGCGCCGCCCAATCGGCCACCCAACACCGATCCGCCCGACCCAGGCCAGCCTGCGGCGGCCATCCTGGTTGGCGGCTATAGCGGCCTGGGAGTGCATACATTGCTCAACGCGGTGCGTTTTGCGCCCGGATACTTCAAGAGCGTGATCTTCATCTCCGTCGGAGTGGTCGACACCGGCAATTTCAAGGGGGCCGACGCTGTGGATGGGTTGCGCGATTTCACCGAGGAGACGCTCAAAGAGTACATCACGCTGGCGCAAAAGCTGGGTTTGCCCGCAACCAGCTATATGTCGATCGGCACCGATCCGGTGGACGAACTGGAAAAGGTGTGCCTGGCGGTCAAGAAGGACTTCCCGCAGGCGATGTTCTTCGCCGGCCGACTGATGTTCCGCCGCGACTCGTGGTATCAACGGTTGTTCCACAATCAGACTGCATATTCGCTGCAACATCGGTTGCAATGGGATGGCATCCCGATGACGATTCTGCCGACTCGCGTGCGCTAG
- a CDS encoding MFS transporter, with amino-acid sequence MPPASLPPSSNTIRGAGGHWTRELTRYHWFVLAVAALGWLFDTMDQQLFVFARKPAITELMKLAPSDPKVDEYGSFATAIFLIGWASGGIAFGILGDRIGRARTMMLTILVYSMFTGLSALSRGFWDFAFYRFLTGLGVGGEFAVGVALVAEVMPDRARPFALGLVQALSAVGNVTAAVLGITFSQLEQSGAVGSSWRYLFVIGTLPALLAVVIRARLKEPDRWKAVAESGSAQNKRLGSFGELFGDPVWRHHALVGVALAFSGVVGLWGIGFFSPDLQRSIFRKTFEAQGLPEDVIRGKLGTWTGFSLVLQNIGGFFGIYAFSRVSQRIGRKPAFAISFVAAMLSTAGVFWFMNDFWDIFWMVPIMGFCQLSLFGGYAIYFPELFPTRLRSTGTSFCYNVGRFVAAIGPPILGLLTSRVFVDQPEPMRYAGVTMCSVFLIGLLALPFAPETRGKPLPE; translated from the coding sequence ATGCCACCAGCATCCCTTCCACCCTCGTCGAATACCATCCGTGGCGCTGGCGGCCATTGGACTCGCGAGCTGACTCGATATCACTGGTTCGTGCTGGCAGTGGCCGCCTTGGGATGGCTCTTCGACACGATGGACCAGCAATTGTTCGTGTTCGCGCGCAAGCCGGCGATCACAGAACTCATGAAGCTGGCCCCCTCCGATCCCAAAGTCGATGAATATGGCAGCTTTGCCACCGCGATCTTCTTGATTGGCTGGGCCTCTGGCGGCATTGCGTTCGGCATCTTGGGCGATCGCATTGGCAGAGCCCGGACGATGATGCTGACGATCTTGGTTTACTCCATGTTTACCGGGCTCAGCGCGCTGTCGCGCGGTTTTTGGGACTTCGCCTTCTATCGATTTTTGACCGGATTGGGAGTCGGCGGCGAATTTGCCGTGGGAGTGGCGCTGGTGGCGGAAGTGATGCCTGACCGCGCGCGTCCGTTTGCTCTCGGTTTGGTGCAAGCATTGTCGGCCGTGGGCAACGTCACGGCGGCGGTGCTCGGCATCACCTTTAGCCAACTAGAACAGTCAGGGGCCGTGGGCAGTTCTTGGCGATATCTGTTCGTCATCGGCACGCTGCCGGCGCTCCTGGCGGTGGTGATTCGCGCGCGACTGAAAGAGCCGGATCGATGGAAAGCGGTGGCGGAGAGCGGTAGCGCTCAGAATAAACGCCTCGGCTCGTTTGGCGAATTGTTTGGCGACCCGGTATGGCGGCATCACGCATTGGTCGGCGTGGCGCTGGCATTCTCGGGCGTTGTGGGATTGTGGGGTATCGGGTTCTTCTCGCCCGACTTGCAGCGTTCTATTTTCCGCAAGACGTTCGAAGCGCAGGGCCTGCCCGAGGATGTCATTCGCGGCAAGTTGGGCACGTGGACCGGGTTTAGCCTGGTGTTGCAGAATATTGGCGGTTTCTTTGGCATTTATGCCTTCAGCCGCGTCTCGCAGCGCATTGGGCGCAAACCCGCGTTCGCAATTTCGTTTGTGGCGGCAATGCTCAGCACAGCGGGGGTGTTTTGGTTCATGAACGATTTCTGGGACATCTTTTGGATGGTCCCGATCATGGGATTTTGCCAATTGTCGTTGTTTGGCGGCTACGCGATCTACTTTCCAGAGCTTTTTCCCACGCGCCTGCGCAGCACTGGCACCTCTTTCTGTTACAACGTCGGCCGTTTTGTGGCGGCGATCGGACCGCCGATTCTTGGCCTATTGACCAGCCGAGTGTTTGTCGACCAACCCGAGCCAATGCGTTATGCCGGCGTCACCATGTGCAGCGTGTTCTTAATTGGACTTTTGGCGCTGCCGTTCGCTCCCGAGACACGTGGCAAGCCACTGCCGGAGTAG
- a CDS encoding phytanoyl-CoA dioxygenase family protein, whose product MAARDLSQVHAPISNLFARAECAEQTARYRLTEEQVAHFEEFGYVAPVRVLDDQQVDALRCELAELANPRHPGNELFYEFHTNESTDPNRVLFHALGAWRIAPGFHDLLWNPAFTVPASQLLGGAVRFWHDQLFCKPARHGGVVAWHQDYSYWTRTKPMAHLTCWIGLDDATRENGCLQYVSGSHRWPLLPMPALAGDMESLREVLTAEQLDQFRPVHIELKKGEAAFHHPLLVHGSQANSVDRPRRAAVINVVRDGVCSDSAEQLLAGVPPIASGQPLNGQFFPLLYSPAS is encoded by the coding sequence ATGGCCGCTCGCGACTTGTCACAAGTGCATGCGCCAATCAGCAATCTGTTCGCGCGCGCTGAATGTGCTGAGCAAACTGCTCGATATCGGCTCACGGAGGAGCAAGTCGCGCATTTTGAGGAGTTTGGCTACGTGGCCCCAGTTCGCGTGTTGGACGACCAACAAGTCGATGCACTTCGCTGCGAACTCGCGGAATTGGCCAATCCTCGTCATCCGGGCAACGAGCTTTTCTACGAATTTCACACCAATGAGTCGACCGATCCCAACCGAGTGCTATTCCACGCGCTAGGCGCGTGGCGGATCGCGCCCGGTTTTCACGACCTGTTGTGGAACCCTGCGTTCACCGTGCCTGCATCGCAACTTCTGGGCGGGGCGGTGCGATTTTGGCATGATCAATTGTTCTGTAAGCCCGCCAGACACGGCGGCGTGGTCGCCTGGCATCAAGACTACTCCTATTGGACGCGCACGAAGCCTATGGCGCATTTGACCTGTTGGATTGGCCTGGACGACGCCACTCGCGAAAATGGGTGCCTGCAATACGTGTCGGGTAGTCATCGCTGGCCGCTATTGCCGATGCCCGCGCTTGCCGGCGACATGGAATCGCTCCGCGAAGTGTTGACCGCGGAACAACTAGACCAGTTTCGGCCGGTTCATATCGAGCTGAAAAAAGGTGAAGCCGCGTTCCATCACCCGCTCTTAGTGCATGGCTCTCAGGCCAACAGTGTTGATCGCCCCCGCCGCGCGGCGGTGATCAATGTGGTCCGCGACGGCGTGTGCTCCGATTCAGCCGAGCAATTGCTGGCCGGCGTGCCGCCCATTGCCAGCGGCCAGCCACTGAATGGCCAATTCTTTCCGCTGCTTTACTCGCCAGCGTCATGA